The Aedes aegypti strain LVP_AGWG chromosome 3, AaegL5.0 Primary Assembly, whole genome shotgun sequence genome contains a region encoding:
- the LOC5567233 gene encoding cuticle protein has product MAFKMVVLFATLACASAGYLEADHHHAAHYSPAPAVSYSSITREHHPAKVAKTVTYAEPAVHYAAPVAKTVYAEPAVHYAAPVTKTLTYAQPAVHYAAPVATKTVAYSQPQYVHEPAYTKTIVAEPAYTKTVVAEPTYAKTLAYHAPATNAAPAVVKNVAYSAPVAKTYVSEPVYSKTLISEPVYAKAYAPAPVYAKTVVSEPVYSKTIVQQPAYLKTVAAQPVYAHAAPESTVSHVSYQDASAHYGW; this is encoded by the exons ATGGCGTTTAAG ATGGTTGTACTGTTCGCCACTCTGGCTTGTGCCAGCGCTGGCTATCTGGAAGCTGATCACCACCATGCGGCTCACTATTCGCCAGCCCCTGCTGTTAGTTACAGCTCCATCACTCGTGAGCACCACCCAGCAAAGGTTGCCAAGACTGTAACCTACGCTGAACCGGCTGTCCACTACGCCGCTCCAGTTGCCAAGACTGTTTATGCTGAACCCGCCGTGCACTATGCTGCTCCAGTCACCAAGACGTTGACCTATGCTCAACCAGCTGTGCACTACGCCGCTCCAGTTGCCACCAAGACCGTTGCCTACAGCCAGCCCCAATATGTCCATGAGCCAGCCTACACCAAGACCATCGTTGCCGAGCCAGCTTACACCAAGACCGTTGTTGCTGAACCAACTTACGCTAAGACTCTGGCTTACCATGCCCCAGCCACCAACGCTGCCCCAGCTGTCGTCAAGAACGTTGCCTACAGTGCTCCAGTTGCCAAGACCTACGTATCTGAGCCAGTGTACTCCAAGACCCTCATCTCTGAACCAGTCTATGCTAAGGCCTATGCTCCAGCTCCAGTCTACGCCAAGACCGTTGTCTCCGAGCCTGTCTACAGCAAGACCATTGTTCAGCAGCCAGCCTACCTGAAGACCGTTGCCGCCCAGCCCGTGTACGCTCATGCTGCCCCAGAATCCACTGTTTCCCATGTAAGCTATCAGGATGCTAGCGCCCACTACGGTTGGTAA
- the LOC5567232 gene encoding cuticle protein isoform X1, producing MAFKMVVLFATLACASAGYLEADHHHAAHYSPAPAVSYSSITREHYPAKVAKTVTYAEPAVHYAAPVAKTVAYAEPAVHYAAPVTKTLTYAQPAVHYAAPVATKTIAYSRPQYVPEPTYTKTIVEEPAYTKTVVAEPTYAKTLAYHAPATYAAPAVVKNVAYSAPVAKTYVSEPVYSKTLVSEPVYAKAYAPAPVYAKTVVSEPVYSKTIVQQPAYLKTVAAQPVYAHAAPVVAAKTVSYAPESTVSHVSYQDASAHYGW from the exons ATGGCGTTTAAG ATGGTTGTACTGTTCGCCACTCTGGCTTGTGCCAGCGCTGGCTATTTGGAAGCTGATCACCACCATGCGGCTCACTATTCGCCAGCCCCTGCTGTTAGTTACAGCTCCATCACCCGtgagcactacccagcaaagGTTGCCAAGACTGTAACCTACGCTGAACCGGCTGTTCATTACGCCGCTCCAGTAGCCAAAACTGTTGCCTATGCTGAGCCCGCCGTGCACTATGCCGCTCCAGTCACCAAGACGTTGACCTATGCTCAACCTGCTGTGCACTACGCTGCTCCAGTTGCCACCAAGACCATTGCCTACAGCCGGCCCCAATATGTCCCAGAGCCTACCTACACCAAGACCATCGTTGAGGAGCCAGCTTACACCAAGACCGTTGTTGCTGAACCAACATACGCTAAGACTCTGGCTTACCATGCCCCAGCCACCTACGCTGCCCCAGCTGTCGTCAAGAACGTTGCATACAGTGCTCCAGTTGCCAAGACCTACGTGTCCGAGCCAGTGTACTCCAAGACCCTCGTCTCTGAACCAGTCTATGCTAAGGCCTATGCTCCAGCTCCAGTCTACGCCAAGACCGTTGTCTCCGAGCCTGTCTACAGCAAGACCATTGTTCAGCAGCCAGCCTACCTGAAGACCGTTGCCGCCCAGCCCGTGTACGCTCATGCTGCTCCAGTTGTTGCCGCCAAGACCGTCAGCTACGCCCCAGAATCCACTGTGTCCCATGTCAGCTACCAGGATGCCAGCGCTCACTATGGTTGGTAA